One Deinococcus sp. LM3 genomic region harbors:
- the rpsB gene encoding 30S ribosomal protein S2 yields MSYISMKQLLEAGVHFGHETKRWNPKFKRFIFAERNGIFIIDLQKTLKQVDRSFDFIKELSERGGVILFVGTKKQAQEIVELEARRTGMPFVTSRWLGGMLTNFKTMRTRIDRLNELDEMFESGRVNDRLKAERIKLAAERERLQRFVGGIRKMNRLPDAIFVVDPTKEVIAVQEANKLGIPVIALADTDSDPDVIDYIVPGNDDAIRSIQLITHRIGDLLVEARGGGEDVGAAEGETATEATETEQTES; encoded by the coding sequence ATGTCGTACATCTCCATGAAGCAACTGCTGGAAGCCGGAGTTCACTTCGGTCACGAAACCAAGCGCTGGAACCCCAAGTTCAAGCGCTTCATCTTCGCCGAGCGTAACGGCATCTTCATCATCGACCTGCAGAAGACCCTCAAGCAGGTGGACCGTTCCTTCGACTTCATCAAGGAACTGTCTGAGCGCGGCGGCGTCATCCTGTTCGTCGGCACCAAGAAGCAGGCCCAGGAAATCGTGGAACTCGAAGCGCGCCGCACCGGCATGCCGTTTGTCACCAGCCGCTGGCTCGGCGGGATGCTCACGAACTTCAAGACCATGCGCACCCGCATCGACCGCCTGAACGAACTCGACGAGATGTTCGAGTCCGGCCGCGTCAACGACCGCCTGAAGGCCGAGCGCATCAAGCTGGCCGCCGAGCGCGAGCGCCTGCAGCGCTTCGTGGGTGGCATCCGCAAGATGAACCGCCTGCCCGACGCGATCTTCGTGGTGGACCCCACCAAGGAAGTCATCGCCGTGCAGGAAGCCAACAAGCTGGGGATTCCCGTCATCGCGCTGGCCGACACGGACAGCGACCCGGATGTCATCGACTACATTGTTCCCGGTAACGACGACGCGATCCGTTCCATCCAGCTGATCACGCACCGCATCGGCGACCTGCTCGTCGAGGCGCGCGGCGGTGGCGAGGACGTCGGCGCGGCCGAGGGCGAGACCGCCACGGAAGCGACCGAAACCGAGCAGACCGAAAGCTAA
- a CDS encoding ribonuclease domain-containing protein, with protein sequence MNRAAPTLTALLLGALLAACDLPQDTRTQPTQTPPTQTSPAQPAPTSARDPHSGLRWIAGRDLPREGQTVLRQISQGGPFRYSKDGSTFGNRERLLPRQNSGYYREYTVPTPGENDRGARRLVCGGQPRTSTADCYYTADHYDSFRRVQP encoded by the coding sequence GTGAACCGCGCCGCCCCCACCCTCACCGCCCTGCTGCTCGGGGCGCTGCTGGCCGCCTGCGACCTCCCGCAGGACACCCGCACGCAACCGACCCAGACGCCCCCCACCCAGACCTCTCCTGCCCAGCCTGCGCCCACCTCTGCCCGCGACCCGCACAGCGGCCTGCGCTGGATCGCCGGGCGCGACCTGCCCCGCGAAGGACAGACCGTCCTCCGGCAGATCAGCCAGGGCGGCCCCTTCCGCTACAGCAAGGACGGCAGCACCTTCGGCAACCGCGAACGCCTGCTGCCCCGCCAGAACAGCGGCTACTACCGCGAGTACACGGTCCCCACCCCCGGCGAGAACGACCGCGGCGCGCGTCGCCTCGTCTGCGGCGGCCAGCCCCGCACCAGCACCGCCGACTGCTACTACACCGCCGACCACTACGACAGCTTCCGGAGAGTCCAACCATGA
- the tsf gene encoding translation elongation factor Ts, producing the protein MLESIKKLRELTGAGMMDVKKALADAGNDEEKAVALLRERGIVKAAKKADREAKEGLVRFVVDGSKAAIVEVNSETDFVARNSDFQALVAELAQAALSAGTNDVEEFRSFTLPSGETVATTVAAAAGKIGENLVLNRVAFVEGSTVAGYVHSNGKIGVLVDIEGGTEAQAKDVALHVAAERPQFLSRDEVNSSDIEKEREILTNKALNEGKPQQIVEKIVEGQIGKFYSEKVLPEQNFVKDNSVTVGKYLGGATIKRFVRFEIGA; encoded by the coding sequence ATGCTGGAATCAATCAAGAAACTCCGTGAACTGACGGGCGCAGGCATGATGGACGTCAAGAAGGCCCTCGCCGACGCCGGGAACGACGAAGAAAAAGCGGTGGCACTGCTGCGCGAGCGCGGCATCGTGAAGGCCGCCAAGAAAGCCGACCGTGAAGCCAAGGAAGGCCTCGTGCGTTTCGTGGTGGACGGCAGCAAGGCCGCCATCGTCGAGGTGAACAGCGAGACGGACTTCGTGGCCCGCAACAGCGACTTCCAGGCGCTGGTGGCCGAACTGGCCCAGGCGGCCCTGAGCGCCGGTACCAACGACGTGGAAGAGTTCCGCTCCTTCACGCTGCCCAGCGGTGAGACCGTGGCGACCACCGTCGCGGCCGCCGCCGGCAAGATCGGCGAGAACCTGGTCCTGAACCGCGTGGCCTTCGTCGAGGGCAGCACCGTGGCCGGGTACGTGCACAGCAACGGCAAGATCGGCGTGCTGGTCGACATCGAAGGCGGCACCGAGGCGCAGGCCAAGGACGTGGCCCTGCACGTCGCCGCCGAGCGCCCGCAGTTCCTGAGCCGTGACGAGGTGAACAGCTCCGACATCGAGAAGGAGCGCGAGATCCTCACGAACAAGGCGCTGAACGAGGGCAAGCCCCAGCAGATCGTCGAGAAGATCGTCGAGGGCCAGATCGGCAAGTTCTACTCCGAGAAGGTTCTGCCCGAGCAGAACTTCGTCAAGGACAACAGCGTCACCGTCGGGAAGTACCTGGGCGGCGCGACCATCAAGCGCTTCGTGCGCTTCGAGATCGGCGCGTAA
- a CDS encoding barstar family protein, whose amino-acid sequence MMQVFDTAPQGIQTAPHEPRILAAGHQVSVREINLGGAQDKTTLMLAFLNGLGLRSTFGQNWDALYDVLTDPDQRPARLALLLCDHAHFRRRHPHLNADLERVLLDAQAESARVGRALWLLSEEPDHDTRHW is encoded by the coding sequence ATGATGCAGGTCTTCGACACCGCCCCCCAGGGCATCCAGACCGCCCCGCACGAACCCCGCATCCTGGCCGCCGGGCACCAGGTCAGCGTCCGCGAGATCAACCTCGGCGGCGCCCAGGACAAGACCACCCTCATGCTCGCCTTCCTGAACGGCCTGGGCCTGCGCAGCACCTTCGGCCAGAACTGGGACGCCCTCTACGACGTCCTGACCGATCCCGACCAGCGCCCCGCCCGCCTCGCCCTGCTGCTGTGCGACCACGCCCACTTCCGCCGCCGCCACCCGCACCTGAACGCCGACCTCGAACGCGTCCTGCTGGACGCGCAGGCCGAAAGTGCCCGCGTGGGCCGCGCCCTGTGGCTCCTCAGCGAGGAACCCGACCACGACACCCGCCACTGGTAA
- a CDS encoding aminoglycoside phosphotransferase family protein, producing MSVDSYLRRWNLTPDGEAICTPGSDLLPVVWQGRPAMLKVARSAEEQRGNDLMVWLEGEGAARVYRHEGAALLLERLESAPDLAALALGGQDDAATRILCGAGAGVHRERPGRPPDLPDLHRWFRSLEAAKAQGETFTQAWGTAQRLLADPQDVRPLHGDLHHGNVLRNPERGWLVIDPKGLIGERTFDFANLLCNPTPEHALTPGRLERQSALIAQEAGLDRARLLAWVEAYAALSAAWHLEDAQMEQARQSLAVSALAHSLC from the coding sequence GTGAGTGTAGACAGCTACCTGCGGCGCTGGAACCTGACCCCGGACGGCGAGGCGATCTGCACGCCGGGCAGCGACCTTCTGCCCGTCGTGTGGCAGGGCCGCCCCGCGATGCTGAAGGTCGCCCGCAGCGCTGAGGAGCAGCGGGGCAACGACCTGATGGTGTGGCTGGAGGGCGAGGGCGCCGCGCGGGTCTACCGGCATGAGGGCGCGGCGCTGCTGCTGGAGAGGCTGGAGTCCGCGCCGGATCTGGCAGCCCTGGCGCTGGGCGGACAGGACGACGCGGCCACCCGGATCCTGTGCGGTGCGGGGGCGGGCGTACACCGGGAGCGGCCCGGACGGCCGCCGGACCTGCCGGACCTGCACCGCTGGTTCCGGTCACTGGAGGCCGCCAAGGCGCAGGGTGAGACGTTCACGCAGGCCTGGGGGACCGCGCAGCGACTGCTGGCCGACCCGCAGGACGTGCGCCCACTGCACGGCGACCTGCATCACGGGAACGTGCTGCGCAACCCGGAGCGCGGCTGGCTGGTGATCGACCCGAAAGGGCTGATCGGCGAGCGGACCTTCGATTTTGCGAATCTGCTGTGCAATCCCACGCCAGAACACGCGCTGACGCCGGGGCGGCTGGAGCGGCAGTCGGCTCTGATCGCGCAGGAGGCCGGACTGGACCGGGCGCGGCTGCTGGCGTGGGTGGAGGCGTACGCGGCCCTGTCGGCAGCGTGGCATCTGGAAGACGCCCAGATGGAGCAGGCCCGGCAGTCGCTGGCAGTCTCGGCGCTGGCCCACAGCCTCTGCTGA
- the pyrH gene encoding UMP kinase has product MFKRVLLKLSGEFLAGESGFGISPDTTAQLARLITGALDGTDVELAVVIGGGNLWRGARNGAGMDPATADYIGMLGTVMNAMALQDAMESAGRPTRVMSAIQMSAVAEPYIRRRAMRHLEKGRVVIFGGGNGAPFFTTDTTSTLRALEIGADVVLMAKNRVDGVYDSDPRKNADAKFIAQATHREVVEQRLEVMDATALTLCMDKGLPIVVFDLFQDGNLRRLLEGQRVGTLISTP; this is encoded by the coding sequence ATGTTCAAGCGCGTTCTGCTCAAGCTTTCTGGTGAGTTCCTGGCCGGTGAGTCGGGCTTCGGGATCAGTCCCGACACCACCGCCCAGCTGGCCCGGCTGATCACCGGCGCCCTGGACGGCACCGACGTGGAACTCGCGGTCGTGATCGGCGGCGGGAACCTGTGGCGCGGCGCCCGCAACGGGGCCGGCATGGACCCCGCCACCGCCGATTACATCGGGATGCTGGGCACCGTCATGAACGCCATGGCGTTGCAGGACGCCATGGAGAGTGCCGGGCGGCCCACCCGCGTCATGAGCGCCATCCAGATGTCGGCCGTGGCCGAGCCGTACATCCGCCGCCGCGCCATGCGTCACCTGGAAAAGGGCCGCGTGGTGATCTTCGGCGGCGGGAACGGCGCGCCGTTCTTCACGACCGACACGACCAGCACCCTGCGCGCCCTGGAAATCGGGGCAGACGTGGTCCTGATGGCCAAAAACCGCGTGGACGGCGTGTACGACAGCGACCCCCGCAAGAACGCGGACGCGAAGTTCATCGCGCAGGCCACGCACCGCGAGGTGGTCGAGCAGCGCCTGGAAGTCATGGACGCCACCGCCCTGACGCTGTGCATGGACAAGGGCCTGCCGATCGTGGTGTTCGACCTGTTCCAGGACGGCAACCTGCGCCGCCTGCTGGAAGGGCAGCGGGTCGGTACGCTGATCAGCACGCCCTGA
- a CDS encoding undecaprenyl-diphosphate phosphatase, protein MDWFYALIYGIVEGITEFLPISSTGHLILTGNLMGVPWSKEVKDAFEVVIQGGAILSVLVFYWRDFLKIRHVNTDPQQRTLWLGVLVACIPAVILGLLFGDAIKANLFRPSVVAWALIVGGVLMWLIESRRVTPSVSAIESIGVRRSFLIGALQCLALLWPGFSRSASSILGGMALGLDRATATKFSFYLGVPTLGGAALLNLIQERELIFGEIGLLNVVIGAGVSFVTAYLAIGWLLKFVSTNTFKGFAVYRVIVGILILILLATGVMSNGSLA, encoded by the coding sequence ATGGACTGGTTCTACGCACTCATCTACGGCATCGTCGAGGGCATCACGGAGTTCCTGCCGATCAGCTCGACCGGCCACCTGATCCTCACCGGGAACCTGATGGGCGTCCCGTGGAGCAAGGAAGTCAAGGACGCCTTCGAGGTCGTCATTCAGGGCGGCGCGATCCTCAGCGTGCTGGTGTTCTACTGGCGCGATTTCCTGAAGATCCGGCACGTGAACACCGACCCGCAGCAGCGCACGCTGTGGCTGGGCGTGCTCGTCGCGTGCATTCCGGCCGTGATCCTGGGCCTGCTGTTCGGGGACGCCATCAAGGCGAACCTGTTCCGGCCCAGCGTGGTCGCCTGGGCGCTGATCGTGGGCGGCGTGCTGATGTGGCTGATCGAGAGCCGCCGTGTCACGCCCAGCGTCAGCGCCATCGAGAGCATCGGCGTGCGCCGCTCGTTCCTGATCGGCGCGTTGCAGTGCCTCGCGCTGCTGTGGCCCGGCTTCTCCCGCTCCGCGAGTTCGATTCTGGGCGGCATGGCGCTGGGCCTGGACCGCGCTACCGCCACCAAGTTCAGCTTCTACCTGGGCGTTCCCACCCTGGGCGGCGCGGCGCTGCTGAACCTCATTCAGGAACGCGAACTGATCTTCGGTGAGATCGGTCTGCTGAACGTCGTGATCGGCGCGGGCGTCAGCTTCGTCACCGCGTACCTGGCCATCGGGTGGCTGCTGAAGTTCGTCTCCACGAACACCTTCAAGGGCTTCGCCGTGTACCGCGTCATCGTGGGCATCCTGATCCTGATCCTGCTCGCCACGGGCGTCATGAGCAACGGCAGCCTCGCCTGA
- a CDS encoding heme-dependent oxidative N-demethylase subunit alpha family protein, whose translation MVPPTLYRPFLSGIYSVSAGLYRLGAQPVPWLDDPAPERHTFTLDAEYPRLIASKAAAHVRALHEYAGETALTPELREAALTFAARQLAADSGGEVSWDGRTLHNSLLGWQADLHPRWNALENLRRFSGPHAALVADTRPVSALDFLGLNASEDLTIVARDPRSGRDWLAATHVLNPQHWDPRDKLGRDFTQVHAPIPGSGPMNASAPRLLDAVIHRGPFVRFAWGLSTTDRLDHHPAAPPDADRDPRTRFDPHGTYLRVERQTLTGFPHAHGALFTIRPYTHPLTQAAQEPAHARALAAAIRSMTPAQTAYKGLTHLRDDLLNWMDTQALHSNA comes from the coding sequence GTGGTTCCCCCCACCCTCTACCGCCCGTTCCTGAGCGGCATCTACAGCGTCTCGGCGGGCCTGTACCGCCTGGGCGCGCAGCCCGTGCCGTGGCTGGACGACCCGGCGCCCGAACGGCATACCTTCACGCTGGACGCCGAGTACCCGCGCCTGATCGCCAGCAAGGCCGCCGCGCACGTCCGCGCCCTGCACGAGTACGCCGGCGAGACTGCCCTGACCCCCGAGCTGCGCGAGGCTGCCCTGACCTTCGCGGCCCGGCAACTGGCCGCCGACAGCGGGGGAGAGGTCAGCTGGGACGGCCGCACCCTGCACAATTCCCTGCTGGGCTGGCAGGCCGACCTGCACCCCCGCTGGAACGCCCTGGAGAACCTGCGGCGCTTTTCCGGCCCGCACGCCGCCCTGGTCGCGGATACCCGGCCCGTGAGCGCCCTGGATTTCCTGGGCCTGAACGCCAGCGAGGACCTGACCATCGTGGCCCGCGACCCCCGCAGCGGCCGTGACTGGCTGGCCGCCACGCACGTCCTGAACCCCCAGCACTGGGACCCCCGCGACAAGCTGGGGCGCGACTTCACGCAGGTGCACGCTCCCATTCCCGGCAGCGGCCCCATGAACGCCAGCGCCCCCCGATTGCTGGACGCCGTGATCCACCGCGGCCCCTTCGTGCGTTTCGCCTGGGGACTGAGCACCACCGACCGCCTCGACCACCACCCCGCCGCGCCGCCCGACGCCGACCGCGACCCCCGCACCCGCTTCGACCCGCACGGCACGTACCTGCGGGTGGAACGCCAGACCCTGACCGGCTTCCCGCACGCGCACGGCGCGCTGTTCACCATCCGCCCCTACACCCACCCCCTCACGCAGGCCGCGCAGGAGCCCGCCCATGCCCGCGCGCTGGCGGCCGCCATCCGCTCCATGACCCCCGCGCAGACCGCCTACAAAGGATTAACGCACCTGCGGGACGACCTCCTGAACTGGATGGACACCCAGGCCCTACACTCGAACGCGTGA